The Halanaerobium praevalens DSM 2228 genome contains a region encoding:
- the pduL gene encoding phosphate propanoyltransferase, whose translation MEEQALRKEIKNLILKMREDNQKNLIPIEASGRHIHLSQADVEKLFGEGYQLTPRRELSQPGQFLAEEKLRLIGPKSVVKNVAVLGPARKSTQVELSQTDAVGLGVKAPLRLSGNTEDTASLFIASAKNVVKLEEGAIIAKRHIHMTPEDAAKLDVEDGEIVNVEALTTRPVIFKDVLVRVNENYKLNMHLDYDEANACLLQKGDCGKVIKTGKHAND comes from the coding sequence ATGGAAGAACAAGCATTAAGAAAAGAAATTAAAAACTTGATTTTAAAAATGCGTGAAGACAATCAGAAAAATTTAATTCCCATTGAGGCCTCAGGTAGACATATACATTTAAGTCAAGCAGATGTTGAAAAATTATTTGGTGAAGGCTATCAATTAACTCCCCGCAGAGAACTTTCTCAACCAGGTCAATTTTTGGCAGAAGAGAAACTGCGTTTAATTGGACCTAAAAGTGTAGTGAAAAATGTTGCAGTTTTAGGACCAGCTAGAAAATCAACACAGGTAGAGCTTTCTCAGACTGATGCAGTTGGTCTAGGAGTTAAAGCACCTTTAAGATTATCTGGTAATACTGAAGATACAGCCTCTCTTTTTATTGCATCTGCTAAAAATGTCGTTAAACTTGAGGAAGGTGCAATTATTGCTAAAAGACATATTCACATGACTCCAGAAGATGCAGCTAAATTAGATGTAGAAGATGGAGAAATTGTTAATGTTGAGGCATTAACAACTAGACCTGTAATTTTCAAAGATGTTTTAGTAAGGGTAAATGAAAATTATAAATTGAATATGCACTTAGATTATGATGAAGCTAATGCCTGTTTATTACAAAAAGGTGATTGTGGTAAAGTAATTAAAACAGGAAAACATGCTAATGATTGA
- the eutJ gene encoding ethanolamine utilization protein EutJ has protein sequence MIDLKKVDELVKKVEASRHQNLNCDGEKLNAAELKVGVDLGTAYIGIVVLNADNQPLACELEAAEVVRDGLVVDYMGAITIVRRLKEKLENRLGVELQQAAIAVPSETSEADSKTHKHVVEATGMEVLNTLDEPSAANSVLNVKNGAVVDIGGGTTGISIFENGELVKTADEATGGTHLTLTIAGNYKIDFAEADKLKVDPAKQADVYSIVLPVLNKIGSIVKDKAAEHQVEELYLVGGTSCLKGIEKAIESETAIKSFKPENPFLVTPLGIALNCL, from the coding sequence ATGATTGATTTAAAAAAAGTAGATGAGCTAGTAAAAAAAGTTGAAGCAAGTCGACATCAGAACCTCAATTGTGATGGTGAAAAATTAAATGCTGCCGAGCTTAAAGTAGGGGTAGACCTTGGTACAGCATATATTGGAATTGTTGTTTTAAATGCTGACAATCAACCTTTAGCTTGCGAATTAGAAGCAGCCGAAGTTGTAAGAGATGGTTTAGTTGTGGACTATATGGGAGCAATTACTATAGTTAGAAGACTAAAAGAAAAACTGGAAAACAGACTTGGAGTAGAACTTCAACAAGCTGCTATTGCAGTTCCATCAGAAACATCTGAAGCTGATAGTAAAACTCATAAACATGTTGTAGAGGCAACAGGAATGGAAGTTCTAAATACTTTAGATGAACCATCAGCAGCTAACTCTGTTTTAAATGTAAAAAATGGAGCAGTAGTTGATATTGGTGGTGGAACAACTGGTATTTCCATTTTTGAAAATGGTGAGTTAGTAAAGACCGCTGATGAAGCAACAGGTGGAACTCATTTAACTTTAACTATTGCTGGTAACTATAAAATTGATTTTGCAGAAGCAGATAAATTAAAAGTAGACCCAGCCAAACAAGCAGATGTTTATTCTATTGTACTGCCAGTGCTTAATAAAATTGGGAGTATAGTAAAAGATAAAGCAGCTGAGCATCAAGTTGAAGAATTATATCTTGTTGGAGGTACTAGCTGTTTAAAGGGAATAGAAAAAGCTATTGAATCAGAAACAGCGATTAAAAGCTTTAAACCAGAAAATCCCTTTTTAGTAACCCCACTTGGTATAGCCTTAAACTGTTTGTAA
- a CDS encoding BMC domain-containing protein, protein MANSNALGLIETRGLVGSVEAADAMVKAANVTLIGKEHVGGGLVTVMVRGDVGAVKAATDAGAAAAERVGELISVHVIPRPHNEVEIILPQK, encoded by the coding sequence ATGGCAAATTCAAATGCATTAGGATTAATCGAAACAAGAGGTTTAGTTGGATCAGTAGAGGCAGCAGACGCAATGGTGAAAGCAGCTAATGTTACTTTAATCGGTAAAGAGCATGTAGGTGGCGGACTTGTAACTGTTATGGTTAGAGGTGATGTTGGTGCAGTTAAAGCAGCAACAGACGCTGGTGCAGCAGCAGCAGAAAGAGTTGGAGAATTAATTTCTGTTCATGTAATTCCAAGACCACACAATGAAGTTGAAATTATTTTACCACAAAAATAA
- a CDS encoding cobalamin adenosyltransferase translates to MDLITESKLRELAKKSGLENLEIKENTIITPSARQYLRDKKIKLPGEKQKKAEASKEKTKNQSETKTNDSDQISKGRAKVDKKSADFKYQSYYSGAYFKEKPEAMTQIFANKLVYKDHPLIEYRGKLDSFQSQILEVMLVVETEEIPGLYQDLEESLEIMRNVLAAEVRDQELKLDTIIGLTAAEIRARSHNPQKYFSVKHILPSTDLGKILIKLNSLRSSVREVEIAAVKAFRDEKGIKRPDIIKALNRMSSVFYVMMCKYQAGKYKKEVI, encoded by the coding sequence GTGGATTTAATAACCGAAAGTAAACTTAGAGAACTAGCTAAAAAAAGTGGTTTAGAAAATTTAGAGATCAAAGAAAACACTATTATTACACCTTCTGCTCGCCAGTATTTAAGAGATAAAAAAATAAAATTACCTGGTGAAAAGCAAAAAAAAGCAGAAGCTAGTAAAGAAAAAACTAAAAACCAGTCAGAAACAAAAACAAATGATTCAGATCAAATTAGCAAAGGTAGAGCTAAAGTTGATAAAAAGTCAGCTGATTTTAAATATCAATCATATTATTCTGGAGCTTATTTTAAAGAAAAACCAGAAGCTATGACTCAAATATTTGCTAATAAATTAGTTTACAAAGATCATCCACTTATTGAATACCGAGGTAAATTGGATAGTTTCCAATCTCAAATTTTAGAAGTGATGCTAGTAGTTGAAACAGAAGAAATTCCTGGGCTTTATCAGGACTTAGAAGAAAGCTTAGAGATTATGAGAAATGTCTTAGCAGCTGAAGTAAGAGATCAAGAATTAAAGTTAGACACTATAATCGGTCTCACAGCAGCAGAGATAAGAGCAAGATCGCATAATCCACAAAAATATTTCTCTGTTAAACATATTTTACCAAGTACAGATCTGGGGAAAATTTTAATCAAATTAAATAGTTTGCGTAGTTCTGTCCGTGAGGTAGAAATTGCAGCAGTTAAAGCTTTTAGAGATGAAAAAGGAATTAAGCGTCCAGATATTATTAAGGCTTTAAATAGGATGAGTAGTGTTTTTTATGTAATGATGTGTAAATATCAAGCTGGAAAATATAAAAAAGAGGTGATTTGA